One Pecten maximus chromosome 16, xPecMax1.1, whole genome shotgun sequence DNA window includes the following coding sequences:
- the LOC117344749 gene encoding protein rtoA-like: MVSYARFCTSLNADRQTGEVERQAESKCQAERSKCQAERKRQAERSKCQAERKCQAERGTSSILLNESTSDTSDLICGTETTTSDLVGGTEFTTSDLVGGTESTTSDLAGGTEYTTSDLVGGTESTTSDLVGGTESTTSDLVGGTEYTTSDLVGGTEYTTSDLVGGIESTTSDLVGGTESTTSDLVGGTESTTSDLVGGTDLPLPTWLVVPSIPLPTWSEYQAGCNKYQINDLDVLRSGDQTNSFPPMGRYSTKGQK; this comes from the exons ATGGTAAGTTACGCTCGATTTTGTACCTCTTTAAATGCTGATCGTCAAACAGGGGAAGTTGAACGTCAAGCAGAGAGTAAGTGTCAAGCAGAGAGAAGTAAGTGTCAAGCAGAGAGAAAGCGTCAAGCAGAGAGAAGTAAGTGTCAAGCAGAGAGAAAGTGTCAAGCAGAGAGAG GAACGTCCTCAATACTATTGAATGAATCTACAAGTGATACTTCCGACTTGATTTGTGGTACCGAGACTACCACTTCCGACTTGGTTGGTGGTACCGAGTTTACCACTTCCGACTTGGTTGGTGGTACTGAGTCTACCACTTCCGACTTGGCTGGTGGTACCGAGTATACCACTTCCGACTTGGTTGGTGGTACTGAGTCTACCACTTCCGACTTGGTTGGTGGTACTGAGTCTACCACTTCCGACTTGGTTGGTGGTACCGAGTATACCACTTCCGACTTGGTTGGTGGTACCGAGTATACCACTTCCGACTTGGTTGGTGGTATCGAGTCTACCACTTCCGACTTGGTTGGTGGTACTGAGTCTACCACTTCCGACTTGGTTGGTGGTACTGAGTCTACCACTTCCGACTTGGTTGGTGGTACTGATCTACCACTTCCGACTTGGCTGGTGGTACCGAGTATACCACTTCCGACTTG GAGTGAGTACCAGGCAGGATGTAACAAGTACCAGATTAATGACTTAGATGTTTTAAGGTCTGGAGACCAAACCAATAGCTTTCCTCCAATGGGCAGATATTCTACCAAAGGTCAAAAATGA